A genomic segment from Nicotiana sylvestris chromosome 1, ASM39365v2, whole genome shotgun sequence encodes:
- the LOC138890577 gene encoding uncharacterized protein, whose amino-acid sequence MADCETCQRNKGEIVAYPRLLQPLPISSRAWEHIAMDFIRLPKTYGKDSVLVVIDRYTKFAHFFALTHPYMATQVAQIFLDNVCKLHGLLNSIVSDRDPIFGSNFWKELFKGLKMEKRKDRNFEIGDWVFLKLQPYRQSLVPVRKNLKLSARYFGPYELKKKIGEKVLPTQDPPYCTNEGQILTEPLQILDRRMVKKKNKVVVEVLVHKDLLWGSRRMDSCHFVSLVVIFLAVIFCAI is encoded by the exons ATGGCTGATTGTGAAACTTGTCAAAGAAATAAAGGAGAGATTGTAGCCTACCCGAGACTCTTACAGCCTTTGCCAATTTCATCGAGGGCCTGGGAACACATAGCAATGGATTTTATTAGATTGCCTAAAACATATGGGAAAGATTCAGTACTCGTGGTAATTGATAGGTATACAAAGTTTGCCCATTTCTTTGCATTAACACATCCTTATATGGCTACTCAAGTTGCacaaatatttttggataatGTATGCAAATTACATGGACTGCTTAACTCAATTGTCTCTGATAGAGACCCCATTTTTGGGAGCAATTTCTGGAAAGAATTGTTTAAAGGTTTGAAG atggaaaaaagaaaagatcGCAACTTTGAAATTGGtgattgggtattcttaaagtTACAACCTTATCGTCAATCATTAGTGCCTGTTCGTAAGAATCTGAAACTCTCTGCTCGCTATTTTGGACCTTATGAA ctgaaaaagaaaattggggaaaaggtaCTTCCTACTCAAGATCCTCCATATTGCACCAATGAAGGACAAATTTTGACGGAACCACTTCAAATTTTGGATCGCAGGATggtgaagaagaaaaacaaagttgTGGTTGAAGTTCTAGTTCA CAAGGATCTTTTATGGG GTTCTAGAAGAATGGATAGTTGTCATTTTGTTAGCTTGGTTGTTATATTCTTAGCTGTCATTTTCTGTGCTATTTAG